The Anolis carolinensis isolate JA03-04 chromosome 2, rAnoCar3.1.pri, whole genome shotgun sequence genome contains the following window.
GTGGGCACATAGCAATGACTTACACTGGCCTTTGCTGCTTAGTTATTCTTGGCGATGACTTAAGCCGAGTAAATAAAGAAGCCTGCTTGGCAGGACTCAGAGCACTCCAGCTGGAAGATGGAAGGTACAGTAAATTCAGTGTTACAGAGTGCTTAATATTTTTAGAAGGGAAAAATTGAGAACAAATACATAAAGCACTCTACTGTAAAGTAGGAATTAGCCAGACTGAGACCAGCTTGGAGAAAGAAAAGACTTGAATACATAAACAAGAAGAAGGCATTTTCTCTCGCATTTTTTATCCTGTCTTTTCTGTGGGAAAGGCAAATTTAGGGAAGGACCTGCCAGTGAATTGAGTGTTTTTTCATCAGTTTACATAGTATAGAGAGGACAAGCATATGTTCCTGCTTTTAATGATGCCAGTCACTGATGGTTTGAAAGTTCAGTCTTTACCGATCAGCTTTTGATTCCTTATGTCTTCTACCACCACAGTGGATGAAAAGGCTAGAACTGAGAGATTGTAGGCTAATGGTAACTGCTTCTAGAAAAGTACAGCTAAAAACTGAGATTCAAGTGTAGCATTTTGATACTGAATGCTTTAAAAGATGCATTAAAATACTATCAGCATCTAATGTGCTGTCCACTTCTCACCCTATTACTTCCTATACACAGCataaaaatatcccccccccaaaaaaaaaccccccttgattttgccattttatatgaggaaCGCCCTTTTAGTATGTCATTGTAtagaatggaacttgagcattcatggatttttgtCCGGTCTCTTTCCTCTTGAACTGGTGCAAATGTGCAACCTTATTCTTGAATTCTAAGGTAGCACAAGATCTATCTTTGGGATGAGCTCACAAAATTCATAGCTGAATATTGGATAATCTGGTATGTCAATCTGTCCCCAAGCTGAAGAGTATTGTGGCTTTGCACTGAAAAGAGCAAGCAGAGGTCTTACAGTCCCAAGTCAGGTTACTGGCCTGCAATGTGTGAGTTGATCATTACTGCATAGAAATTAATGTTTTGTGGGGAGTGTAAGTTTTTCTTTAGCTTTAAAATAAACTGGTGATGACTTTTTTATAGTGATTGTTGACTATTACTTATCTCTGTTTCAGTTTTTGTGCGGTCCTCGAAGGAAGTGAAAATGACATGAGATTTATATACTGTGCTGCTTGTATATGCTACATGCTGAATGACTGGTCAGGGATGGATATGAAGAAAGCCATAGATTATATTAGAAGAAGCATGGTGAGTTTTCCCAAGTGTCATCTTTTGAAAGATTTCTCATTCTCAACTTAGTTTGGTGGGACTTAACAGCCCAGTAAATAGGCAGAAGTTTATCGGTCTTGGAAGTTCTTGCGTGACTGGAGTTCAAGTTTGTTAATAAATCATTCAAAACAATATAACTATTCACATTTATGCTGACACACTATATTACTATGATTGCACCAGTGTGGCACACCTCTTAATATGATGAAAATATGTCTTCTTTGTCAGTTTTATTTAATCTATAAATCTGGCTTAAATTCAAACAGTTTAGGATTTatgaacagttaaaattaaaagtCTGACTTTGCATAATATGGAACACAGAATCATGCAGTAACTTGTCTAACATAGTAGCATTCTTGGTGTACATTCACAAATAATTACCTACATTCTGTATTTAATCTTTCCTTTTGTCTGATTCAGCAAATACTAAATTTATAGTAGTCATTTAAAATGTGGAGGTAAAGATAATGCACCATCTCACACATGTCCTTACGTCACTTTTTTACCAAATTAAGAACCCTTAACAGTGCAAAACAACCCACTACATGCAAatcatagtaagtaagtaagtaactttatttttctatcccgcctccatctcctgccTGGGACTCGGGGCAACTAACACGAGGCAAAGGCCCAAAAACAATGAACAAAGTACCacaataaaacatattacaatgaataaaacacagtaaaatcaagattatgcaaaacaatacattaaccatacaaactcatttaaaacataaaatgagtaaaaattaaaataagatggaccaccaggttggtggggGATAGCATTGAGTTCCTCTGTGTGCTTCTTTCAGCAAATCAGGAAATTCAACTGGTTCATCTGTCCTCTGTAGTCCAAGAATCTGGCAGGGAAGTATTTTAGTCCTAATGTGATATGGAGAAAACACTTAGGTCACTAGAGTAGTACTAACAGTGAGGTAGCAGAGTTCAAGAGCACTTGAGTACATACTTCAAAAATCAACCGTCCTCCAAAACAGTAGTCTTGAAAAGCAAATCAGCCATCCATGTCCTCCCTCCAATTAAAATTCTATCATAGTGCAGACAGTTAGAGTATCAATTGCTTTAcagaaataaatagttaaaactatatcttaatataaatataatatatataaatataaataaatgtaatataaaatgCTGTTGAAACAAAGATTACTGCACTTAATTTTACTTCCCACTAGTACTTCCATAAAGATTAGTCTTGTCAAATGgcagatttctttttaaatgaaatattggAATTGGAACAGCACAATGCCATTTTAGGTTTAATTGATAAATTTCTGTACTTCAGTATCAAATTTATGGGCACATTACAAATAAAGTGATTAGAAGTTTATCAGTACAAAAACAGATAATCAAACACAGTAGTTAAAATGCAGCATAAAGTTCAAAAGATTGGGAAGTTATATAGTTTTAAGAACTACCTTTTCATAAATTTTGTAATTTCATATGTGTTAATGAGGAAAATTTTGCCACTAGTAATTTTATTGGATGTTCAAAGGGTAATTCAAATCAGCAAGTTCGACCTCTGCATGGATGTTACTATAACACTGACTTACAGACACTTGAACACAAGTACGAAAATGATCTGATACCATGGCTGACATTCTTGTGGGCTTGGTTAATCTAACAGGATGGACTGACAATTTTACTCAGTTTTTCCCCTCCCATGCATTCCTTACCTTGAGTCTTACATTTTTTCTCTCAGTTGGTTTGGAGCATTGCCAAGTTCCTATTTACCTGATTTAGAAGTAGTTCCATGTATTTACTGCACTTGAGAGAGGTGAGCAAAGTCCAAATTCATACCTGAGAATTGCATGTGGTTTCTTGTCCCAGAGCTTGTTTAAAATGTGTCCAATTTTATTCAAATGAAATTTGAGCTAAAAAGCAGTTACCATTCTTTCCTGACCCCCATGATATTGTTATACCACAAAAATGTGTAAGGTAGTGTTCTTGGAGAAAATGTAATTTGAAAGCTGAAACATTGAAGTCCTGCCACAGAGGTTGCTGGAAAGAACAAATATGCAAATAGAAGATGAAAATGTTGTGCTTGTGTTTGTGAGAGAGAAAATGGGAGATAGAACAATGCATGTATTTTGTGCATTAATTGCCTTGCCCTATGTTTATGCAATACAGCGCAAGGCAGTTCACTGTAATGATTGTGTATGAGGACAGCTTAGCCTTTGGCAACAAATAAAGGATTTCCCACCCCATATCTTGCTCCCAGCATGAAAGTAGAGGCAAAGGTCATTTGGGGAGAGGTGAAAGATAAAGAGTTCTCTTTGATCTTCTCCTCCTAAcaagcaccttttaaaaatgtcCATCCCTCTTAAGTACAGGTTTAGAATCCTGTTTACTGAATGAAGTTATTAATTATGATGCATGTTagtgttcattttattttctgaCTTCATAGAAAAATGCTCTGATAATCATCATTTTCATTCTTTCCCTCTTTGGATTGCTGAGTTATTTTGCAATAATATCCTTACCGTCCAGTAAtggtttttggactacagttaaTTCAGATATATTTATGATACAGGTGTTTACTTGATATCTCTCACATTTTCCATCACAACTTTGATGGAAGTTGGTTTTTCATGGTGGGAACCCATATAGTAAAAGTATTACATAATTAATTTAAGAAAATAATATTCCATACTCAAGTTAGTGTATAATACTTGTCCAGCATTCTGAATGGCAGGATCTTGTAGCCTGACATTTTCTCAAAAACAATATTGTGGATAATAGAAAGTGAGATTATTTCTCCTCAACACTGTATTTACATGGAGAAATATCTAATTGTAATGGAGAATAACTATCATGGATGCAAATGATTGTGTTGGCTTTAATACAATTCTAATTTGTTCTGCTATGATCATTTTCATTATAGGCAAAATAGATGTCCTTGTCTGGGAGACCACTACATAGATATGGCTTTGTTTCACTAAGAAAACGAGGCTTGTTAGAGTTTTTAAACTTAATTATCTGCAGTGCAAATTAGCTTACTGCTGAGGTTCATATAGTTTGCTAAAGCAGCCATTTTTGACCTGTCAAATATTTCAAGCCAGTATTTTCATAGGCTTGGATGCATTGTTGCTCTTAGACAAACAGAAGACAGTATGCCTCTCCCATGTACAAATTTTCCTTCCTTTGTGCAGATTGCTCATCACTTACTGCAGAAGGTTCCTTGATCTGCTAGAGGCTTTTCAAGCAGATAAAATGAAGTCATCATGAAAACAGAGTAATTCCTGAAGAGGGATGTTCAGTTCAGTTCAACGCATAGGCCAAAATCAGGCTTTTCACAGAATACAATACTGTAATAGTTAAGGCTTGTCCTAGAATAAAATATAGACCATCAACAAGCACATGAAAactcctttcttcctttgcttACTCCTTTACTGTACTGCCTCCTTAACTATTTTGGGCTGCATTTCCCCTATTGCATCATCTGCTCCATTTTCCCCAAGTTGAGCTCTTTTCTTTTTGGGAGAAGGCAGAGGCATAGGAGTGTTGAATAGTTCTGtcttttctctgtcccctgtcAGCATTTTTACCATCTTCTCCATGCAGTGTTATTCCTATGGACATAATTTGAAAAGCCCCTTTTGCTATTTTAAACCTCTCTAGCTAAACTGAGCTCATTCTGTGCTTTAGCTTTTCTGACTTTCTCCTTACATGTGCTGGCTCCTTGTTTGAATCCCTCTttagtgatttctccctttttctattttttgttcatatcccttttaaatcttagctcagttgaaaACTTTATATAGCCATTGGTTTTTAAATCTCCCAGTACATTGAATGCTTTCTGTTCACTGCTAAATGTGAGAATGTCTCCAGGTTATTTGGGATATTAGGTGCCCAGTTTTGAGCATCATGTTAAGAATCATAATCTTGTCATTCACTTTGTCTCATATAGTCTACTTTTCTTTTAAATTGCTGCTTTGAATCAGTGAATACTTTTGTACTACAAGACAACATGCAAGACAGGGCATTCATTACTGGAAACATTACACAATAAGTCAAGCTATTTTAGTGTTTGTTGGTGTTACAAAGTTTTAATTAATaatagttgtagtttggtgattttGAAGCAGATGTCTTTACAGTTCAGTAATGGAATTAGGATTGTGTAATGAGGGTATAAATTACATTCTAATTGAACAGTGAAATAAAAACTGTTACTTGGGCTCTCTGCATTTCCTGTCTTGCAGCAGTTTAACATATGATCACAGTCTCTATTGGAAAGTGGAGGCTTGCACTTCCCCCTTTTTAAAAGGGCAACATTTGTAGTTATTTTACTGGCAGCTGTGACAACACTCACAACCTGTAGATAAACCAATATCAAGCAATTTGTTTTGCAATCATTCATATAACTGACTACCTCCCCTTGGCTAAGTCTATTGTACAGTGTTTGTCCTCAACTTGGCAAAGTGTTTTGTTCTCATTGTATGCTTTGTGCATCATGATTTTATTCCAACTTTCCCTTTCACAAATGAAAAGACCTTCTCTGTTTGCAGAAGTACTTTTGCTGGATGGAATTGGGGAGGGTTCCCTCTTCATCCATTCATTTTCCCCTTTGCAGTAGCCAGTAATCGTCCTTGGTCTTTCAGGAGCACATTTACAAGAGACATTGGATAAAAGAGGCGCTAACAAGAATTCTCCCTACTCTCTTTAAAAGGCGCATCCTGTGAGTGGAGGCTCGCTTGCAGAAAATCTGGACTCTATCCTATATTTGCAACTAGACTATTCTAAAGTTGCTGATAGCATTCGTGATATGTTCCCCTTCATTCTTCTCACTACCCTAACCATAATTAGTGCACACAATTGCATTTAAGTAAGATCTTTGTGTACCCTTATTTTTCAAAATGTCATTCTTATAATTGCAAGAACTATTTTTGACCTTCCTTTAAAAAAGTGATCTCCAACCTGTTTTTATAAAGTAGAATGGTAAGGTACATACTTCAAATTCATTCATAGCATTTACAGATGAACCCTTTCACATTCAACTAGCTAGAATGATTTTGGTATTTCTGCCTTCTAGGGACTACTTGAACATTTCCAGAATGCATCCAGGGATCagtctttcttcctttcaccaaCTTCCtttttatgatttccattttgcttGCCAAACTTTCATATCTATCTTTCTTTAACATTCTAATGGTAGGTGATAAGGCAGAGTTATCTGCTTCCTCCTTTCTTCTGGTTTTATACTTCCTACATACAGAACAAGATCCCTGAAAGCACCTTCTATTTATGTTGCTCCTTGCAGACAGGCAGATAAAACTACAATACGTTCTTAGAATTTAAGgctacaaaaaacaaacaacttcCAGATACTCAGTGGCAAGCCAGAAAAAGGAGTCTGGGAGCACATTAAAAGACTTTGGGCTATGTCAGAGATTTTGTgattttaagtatttatttatttatttatttatttatttatttacagtatttatattccacccttctcaccccgaagaggactcagggcggatcacattatacacacatagggcaaacattcaatgcccataaacacatcaaacagagaccgagacaaacagacgcagaggcaatttaaccttctcctgagaggattctggccacaggggggagcagctgcttcatcatccactctgatggcacttcctcattccaagtcgtaaattagttaaacttgtctcccacttttataagtgataccttatttcctacttgatagatgcaactatcttttgggttgctaggtcagcaacgagcagggactattttttatttttaattgatgggtgctcaccccgccacgggctggcctcaaactcatgacctcatggtcagagtgatttattgcagctgctcaacagcctgcgccacagcccggcatgtAACTGAAACATAGGATAAAACTATCCCACTACAGAAAGTGAATGTGTCACATTATGTTTTCAGTGTTCCTGATAGGACCTAGATTGTTTTATAATGAGTTGAAATCAGATTCTGGACGAACAGCTtcattcaaatatttcaaaaatgactattaatatttgtattcacatttacatttgtctcatttttattgcttttttcttttttccagtcCTATGATAATGGACTTGCTCAAGGAGCTGGACTTGAATCTCATGGTAAGAATGCTATTTACATTATCAGCTACTTTAAAATAAGCCAAATTTGATATCATTGTTAATTAGAGTAGTATGTGTGTTTTAGTAATTGGGATGTTTATGATTAATATAATTTCTACGAGTTTACTTGTAAGTAAGTCTAAAATAGGCTGTAATCCAACTGCATTCAAATTGCAGATACTAAGTGTACTCAAATAGAATACATATTGTGTCCTGTTTGAAAATGAGATTGCACATTCAAATAATCTCATTTGTTGAGCTTGGCTTTGACACAAGTGCTGAGAAAATTTGGAAATTGTGACTCATGTGTTCAGAGTTCTCTtcatgaaaaaatggaatgcaaagacacagaatggATGACGCCTGGCTCggcaacagtacatgtgaaaatgatcttggagtccttgtggacaacaagtgaaacatgagccaacaatgtgatgtagctgctaaaaagccaatgggattttggcctgcatcaataggagtatagtgtctagatccagggaagtcatgctccccttctattctgccttggtcagaacacacctggaatactgtgtccaattctgggcaccgcaattgaagggagatgttgacaagctggaatgtgtccagaggagggcgactaaaatgatcaatggtctggagaacaagttctatgaggagcggcttaaagagctgggcatgtttagcctgcagaagagaaggctgagaggagacatgatagctatgtataaatctgtgaggggaagtcatagggaggagggagcaagattgttttttgctgcactggagactaggacgcgggacaatggcttcaaactacaggaaaggagatttcacctgaacatcaggaagaactgtgagagctgttcagcagtggaactctgccctggactgtggtggaggctcctcctttggaggcttttaagcagaggctggatagccatctgtcggggtgctttgaatgcgatttcatgcttcttggcagggggttagactggatggctcatgaggtctcttccaactctactattctatgattctatgaaaacagcaGCTTCATTGCTCATCCAGTATTAACAAGAAGAGCAACCTCCTCCTATATTTTGGAATTTTTCTGCCCTCATCCTCTTCCTTGGTAAACATGCCTATGCAGTTCTTACCCCGCACATAAACCAATACAGTCCTGCTTTTTCCAGCTGAAGAAATTAGAGTTCAAGGCAACTAAAAACCCAGTGTTTTGGGGTGAACTTAACATTCAATTGCATTGAAACTGGTTTCACAAATACAGTAGGAaaagtgaatatgctggataataaggagggattaaggaaaagcctattaaacatcaaattatgattttacaaattaagcaccaaaacatcatgttttacaacaaatttgacagaaaaagcagttcagtgtacagcaatgttatgtagtaattactgtatttacgaattgagcaccaaaacatcacaatgtattgaaaagattgaccactaaaaggcagacagtgttggataatccagaatgttggataagcaaatgaggctctactgtaagTATTTAGGCTCTTGATCTCACAATGTTAAACCAATAGTTAAGTGGGTTCTGGGTTGTACAGGCATGCCCTCAGCTGCCATAAACTACACCTTCAGAAAAGAATAATGGTTTGATTTGACTATATAACTTCCATGATAGAGCTGTAGCAACAGgatactaataattttattttctgtgttGTTGTAGAAATGCTAATGCTTTACTGCTGAGAGATTCTTTTGGCAATCAGATATCAGAACAGTGATGCATATGTAGCAAATTCTCCAACAAGAGTTACCTTAACATTTTTACTGGAAAATTGTTTCTCAAGCTACATGCTCTTAATTCTGTCCAAATGAATGTCCTTGGatcatcagaagcgacttgcagtttctcaagtcactcctgacacacacaaaaaacaacagaaaatggTCTCATCCTTACTTATCAATAACTTCTAAGATGCTGAACACCATATTGAACTAATTCTTCATTTTATAGGTGGCTCTACATTTTGTGGTATTGCATCACTGTGCCTGATGGGTAAACTTGAGGAAGTCTTCTCTGAGAAGGAACTTGACAGGATAAGGAGATGGTGCATCATGAGGCAACAAAATGGTTACCATGGACGGCCAAACAAACCTGTGGATACATGTTACTCATTTTGGGTTGGAGCAACTCTTAAGGTAACATAAAAATACAAGCGATGGGGCCAAGGTGCACCATGGAAACTTTAGCATATGTCAAATTGTCAGTTCTGTATCAAATGCTTTATTTTCTGTTGCCAACTCTAGTAATATATTTTGGATATAAAATGTAAGGGTAAACAGAAGTCTTTAAAACactttgcatgtacagtagaatctcacttatccgacataaatgggcgagcagaacattggataagcgaaaatgttggataatgagggattaaggaaagcctattaaatgtcaaagtaCATTATGtattaacaaattaagcaccaaaaacatcatgttttacaacaaatcaacagaaaaagcaatccaaaacacagtaacgttatgtagtaattactatatttatgaatttagcaccaaaatattgcaatatattgaaaacattaactacaaaaacattggctactaacaaattgactacaagtaaagatagaattgcaacaTTGTcgcaaattaaatccataaaaagttcaatccttgctgcctagagaaacagctgtggatcggggtgggaggTACACTGCGTTGGatatccagaaagttggataagcgaatgttggataagtgagactctactgtatataatctactgtatataatctTTTCATAGTGTTTTTAAAATGGCTTATTTGTTCTTTCAGCTTCTGAAAATCTTTCAGTATACAAATTATGAAAAGAACAGAAATTATATTTTATCAACCCAAGATCGCCTTGTTGGTGGATTTGCCAAATGGCCAGATAGTCATCCAGGTAAATTCATTTTCTTGCCTGTCTATAGAAAGGGAATGTGGGCATAGTATGTGAAAGCGATGCCTCCAGATACTCCTCTAAGTTGACAAAGAAtcgttcattttttaaaaattgaatgtaCATCAAGAAACTAAGGAAGGTATATGGAACGAAATAGAATAATGTGTTAATTCTAGGACAGTGGGACTCTTTTCTTACAACTCTCTCCACATTTCACAAA
Protein-coding sequences here:
- the pggt1b gene encoding geranylgeranyl transferase type-1 subunit beta isoform X2, whose protein sequence is MAAVAAAMADAAASRTPAAAEEEEDDGGFGDGERLDFLKERHVRFFQRCLQILPERYSSLETSRLTVAFFALSGLDMLDSLDLVNKEDIIEWIYSLQVLPTEDRSNMHRCGFRGSSYLGMPFNPSKGPGISHPYDSGHIAMTYTGLCCLVILGDDLSRVNKEACLAGLRALQLEDGSFCAVLEGSENDMRFIYCAACICYMLNDWSGMDMKKAIDYIRRSMSYDNGLAQGAGLESHGGSTFCGIASLCLMGKLEEVFSEKELDRIRRWCIMRQQNGYHGRPNKPVDTCYSFWVGATLKLLKIFQYTNYEKNRNYILSTQDRLVGGFAKWPDSHPDATSILYMITLK
- the pggt1b gene encoding geranylgeranyl transferase type-1 subunit beta isoform X1, giving the protein MAAVAAAMADAAASRTPAAAEEEEDDGGFGDGERLDFLKERHVRFFQRCLQILPERYSSLETSRLTVAFFALSGLDMLDSLDLVNKEDIIEWIYSLQVLPTEDRSNMHRCGFRGSSYLGMPFNPSKGPGISHPYDSGHIAMTYTGLCCLVILGDDLSRVNKEACLAGLRALQLEDGSFCAVLEGSENDMRFIYCAACICYMLNDWSGMDMKKAIDYIRRSMSYDNGLAQGAGLESHGGSTFCGIASLCLMGKLEEVFSEKELDRIRRWCIMRQQNGYHGRPNKPVDTCYSFWVGATLKLLKIFQYTNYEKNRNYILSTQDRLVGGFAKWPDSHPDALHAYFGICGLSLMDESGIRKVHPALNVSTRTSERLQHLHQTWTTKDSKYCSEELPNAT